The genomic DNA ATGTCATTAATTAAAGTAAGTAAGTCTTTCCCTGATGAATGAATGACAGTTGCTAGTTCAATTTCATCATCCGATAAATGATTATCATGATTTTCTCTTAACATTTCAGATAATAGTAAAATACTATTTAACGGTGTGCGTAATTCATGTGACATATTTGCTAGGAACTCAGATTTGTATTTTGAGCTGCGTAACAACTCACTTGCTTTTTCTTCTAATTCTGATTTAGTAATTTGTAAGTCAGCTGTTTTCTGCTCAGCTTCTTCAGTTCTAGACTCTAATTGTTCATTCGTTGTTCGTAATTCTTCTGCTTGCATTTGTAGTTCTTCCGCTTGCGTTTGCAATTCTTCTGATTGAACTTGTAACTCTTCTGTCATTGCTTGTGATTCATGTAAAAGAGTTTGAATTCGCATACGTCCCATAATGCTATGGATTGTCAAACCTAGATTATCAACAGTTTGTTGAATTAAATCTTGATGCAAGTCTGAAATCTCAGTTACACTTACTAACTCCATTACTGCAATTACTTCATCCTCAAATAAGATAGGGATGACTAGTAGGTTTTTAGGGCGTATTTCTAATAATCCAGTAGTAACGTAACGGAATTCTTCAGGTATGTCCCTGAGAATAAAACTTTTCTTTTCTAAAGCAGACTGTCCAATGAAACCTTCACCCATTTTAATAGACTGTTTTCCAACATCAGGACCTTGACCGGCGAAAGAAGCTTTCTTCACATAGTAGACAGTGTCTTCAATTTCTTCACGAACATAAAATGCACCGCAAGAAGTTTGCGTTTTTTGTATAACCCCACTAAGAATTTTGTTACCTAACATCTCAATAGAAGATACACCTTGATACATTAAAATTAATTCTGCAAGCTCGGTTTGCAACCACTCTCTTTTCGATATTTCGTCTAGTAAGTGGTTCGTTGTATGAGCTAGATCTTTTATTTCATCATGGCTGTTTACATGAATTCTTTCCGTAATTTTTTCTTTGGAAGAAATGGATTTAATAGCTTGAATTACATTTTTAATCGTTTTTGTAATGGAATTCGAAATATAGAGTGAAACGATAATGGAAATACAAGAAAGTAAGAACAATAAACTGTATAACCAAATCTCTAATTTATTATTTTCAATATCTAATTGTGCAGCTCTTTTTTTCGTTAGTTGCTCCTCAGTGCTACGGAAGTTAGTTAGCTGCGACTGTAATGACTGAATTTGAGTCGTGTCGATTGTTTGTACATTATTACTATTATTATTTGTAATGAGTGGGTGAATCTCTTTATTAATCCAACTAGTAATGTTTTCGTTAATCTGTTTTAATTTTTCTTGCTGAGAGGGGTTATCCTCTAATAAAGAAAAAAGATCTTGATAATGTTTTTCGTAATCCTTTTCTGCAGCGTTAAGGGATTGAACGTAATTTGCATCATTAGAAGTGATAAATCCTTTCGCTTTATTTTCAATTGTTAGTAAATCTTTCTCCACTTGATTCGTTAAATTAAGAACTTTAAAATCGTGATCAATAATAAAATTACGAGATTTTTGTAAACTGGAAATCCCATTGTTTAACATAA from Bacillus cereus G9842 includes the following:
- a CDS encoding response regulator, which translates into the protein MKSKAKFSIRYKIMAGYLVIILFLLISFIMLNNGISSLQKSRNFIIDHDFKVLNLTNQVEKDLLTIENKAKGFITSNDANYVQSLNAAEKDYEKHYQDLFSLLEDNPSQQEKLKQINENITSWINKEIHPLITNNNSNNVQTIDTTQIQSLQSQLTNFRSTEEQLTKKRAAQLDIENNKLEIWLYSLLFLLSCISIIVSLYISNSITKTIKNVIQAIKSISSKEKITERIHVNSHDEIKDLAHTTNHLLDEISKREWLQTELAELILMYQGVSSIEMLGNKILSGVIQKTQTSCGAFYVREEIEDTVYYVKKASFAGQGPDVGKQSIKMGEGFIGQSALEKKSFILRDIPEEFRYVTTGLLEIRPKNLLVIPILFEDEVIAVMELVSVTEISDLHQDLIQQTVDNLGLTIHSIMGRMRIQTLLHESQAMTEELQVQSEELQTQAEELQMQAEELRTTNEQLESRTEEAEQKTADLQITKSELEEKASELLRSSKYKSEFLANMSHELRTPLNSILLLSEMLRENHDNHLSDDEIELATVIHSSGKDLLTLINDILDLSKVEAGKLDIIFEATNISDMAANMHQNFLHIAAQKNVEFTIEDSDTIPDLFYTDAKRIEQIIKNLLSNAFKFTEKGSVSLHFNPIETTNLSHDMQSISKEWITISVKDTGIGIAKEQHQLIFEAFQQADGATIRKYGGTGLGLSICKEFARLLGGWITLESNLGEGSTFTVYIPNLPNGLHDIQLSNLEVAATVDDVIPAEVVEETIVTTETNNVFQEKTILIVDDDHRNIFALQNALKKQNANIITAQNGIECLEILKSNTNIDLILMDIMMPNMDGYETMENIRMNLGLHEIPIIALTAKAMPNDKEKCLSAGASDYISKPLNLHQLYSVMSVWLIK